A DNA window from Ctenopharyngodon idella isolate HZGC_01 chromosome 10, HZGC01, whole genome shotgun sequence contains the following coding sequences:
- the LOC127521032 gene encoding trace amine-associated receptor 13c-like, whose product MAYETEDHETQYCFPAINSSCIKGKRSRYEYNIMYVFFSLLSAWTVFLNLLVIISISHFKKLHTPTNLIILSLAVSDLLMGLIVIPIEGSRLIEMCWYFGDTFCKLYFIILGLLFSASLSNLVLIAVDRYVAVCHPLLYPQKITTTKTLVSICLSLVCFSTYNTSLVINNGYFDTSLRTDRCYGECSVMMGFAWKVTDLFISFIFPCTLIITLYLRIFYVAHQQVKVINSLMKGGKCVMEGSVRRKSESKAALTLGIIVTVYLLCFIPYYICSMSVTSSTTINILMWVVYINSGLNPLVYALFYPWFKKTVKHILTLKIFQPASSLVNIFTEH is encoded by the coding sequence ATGGCCTATGAGACAGAGGATCATGAGACTCAATACTGCTTTCCTGCCATCAACTCATCATGTATCAAGGGAAAACGCTCCAGATATGAATACAATAtcatgtatgtgtttttttcatTGCTGTCAGCATGGACTGTGTTTCTGAACCTGCTGGTGATCATCTCCATCTCTCACTTCAAGAAGCTTCACACACCAACCAACCTGATCATTCTCTCTCTGGCTGTTTCCGACCTGCTTATGGGACTTATTGTGATACCCATAGAGGGCTCCAGGCTGATTGAGATGTGTTGGTACTTTGGAGACACTTTCTGTAAACTGTATTTTATAATCCTTGGATTGCTCTTCTCAGCATCTCTcagtaatttagttttaattgctGTTGATCGTTATGTGGCTGTGTGTCACCCTTTACTGTACCCACAGAAAATAACCACAACTAAAACTTTAGTGAGCATCTGTCTGAGCTTGGTTTGCTTCTCGACTTATAACACTAGCCTTGTAATTAATAATGGATATTTTGACACTTCACTCAGAACAGACAGGTGCTATGGAGAGTGTTCTGTTATGATGGGTTTTGCCTGGAAAGTCACTGATCTGTTcatatcttttatttttccttGTACCCTGATCATAACGTTATATTTGAGGATTTTCTATGTTGCACATCAGCAAGTGAAAGTTATAAACTCTCTGATGAAGGGTGGTAAATGTGTAATGGAAGGTTCAGTGAGGAGGAAATCTGAGAGCAAAGCTGCTCTGACATTAGGAATCATTGTGACAGTTTATCTGCTTTGCTTTATTCCATACTATATCTGTTCTATGTCAGTAACCTCTTCAACAACCATAAATATTTTGATGTGGGTTGTGTATATTAACTCAGGTCTGAATCCTCTGgtctatgctttattttatccCTGGTTTAAAAAGACAGTTAAACACATCCTAACTCTGAAAATATTTCAGCCAGCATCTTCTCTGGTCAATATTTTTACAGAacattaa